From a single Miscanthus floridulus cultivar M001 chromosome 8, ASM1932011v1, whole genome shotgun sequence genomic region:
- the LOC136476760 gene encoding peroxisome biogenesis protein 5 isoform X2, protein MALRHLVTGQNNCAPDGASSSNPLNALANAFLGQSSKAQSIKELPGSVSVPSTSDFSAPAPLSNIPGSENEFKQEQRPIVQGAEFIHGGPANDWIGSFRPPMVPELGGLEAEFDRIYKNTGTTFQPPLDGPPQRVLSGVLHSFLTSGPSGVPFQPLPVPAALGLSESDKQCIRDRSCIMARHIFSDQPEEYIQAQVNTLLHSLDIDNRMRGPMHGQYPELEQYWNQSQSSMGPAPMHNAADKWITEFGKQNNNPENWANSFEQQYGPNGWASEFEQSQMAMGQMGGANMANLAAMEQSRMLAQTLASNNDPKFQNSKFFQFVSKMSRGELIIEDNQVKEGSASQSSGWADEFQTQYNANANSWADQFAHEELSQGADKWVSEFSSQHNPGALNENWVDEFSKLNVTDEWAEEFSGGGFGESSADPWVDEFQEHLSSFKQSSGTSRGVYVFSENNPYVGHPNPMQEGQELFRKGLLSEAVLALEAEVLKNPDNAEGWRLLGVTHAENDDDQQAIAAMMRALEANPTNLEVLLALGVSHTNELEQGEALRYLYRWLQNHPKYGGLVPPQSTDSPYGPDVVRLFNEAAQMSPEDASVHIVLGVLYNLSREYDKAIASFKTALQLKPHDYSLWNKLGATQANSIQSADAILAYQQALDLKPNYVRAWANMGISYANQGLYEDSIRYYVRAVAMNPKADNAWQYLRISLSNASRADMIAACDARNLDALQKEFPL, encoded by the exons ATGGCGCTGCGGCACCTCGTCACGGGCCAGAACAACTGCGCCCCGGACGGCGCCTCGTCGTCCAACCCCCTCAACGCCCTCGCCAACGCCTTCCTCGGCCAGTCCTCCAAGGCGCAG TCAATAAAGGAACTTCCTGGTTCTGTTAGTGTTCCATCTACATCTGACTTTAGCGCGCCTGCTCCCTTGTCAAACATCCCTGGTTCAGAAAATGAGTTCAAACAAGAGCAGCGACCTATTGTACAG GGCGCCGAATTTATTCATGGTGGTCCTGCTAATGATTGGATTGGATCTTTTCGGCCTCCAATGGTTCCTGAACTCGGAGGATTAGAAGCAGAATTTGACCGAATTTATAAGAATACAGGGACAACCTTTCAACCGCCATTGGATG GTCCACCACAAAGAGTGTTGTCTGGTGTCTTGCATTCCTTTCTCACAAGTGGCCCATCTGGTGTACCGTTTCAACCTCTTCCAGTACCAGCTGCTCTTGGTTTATCTGAAAGCGACAAACAGTGCATACGTGATCGTAGCTGCATAATGGCACGGCATATTTTTTCTGACCAACCGGAAGAATATATACAGGCTCAG GTCAATACTTTGCTGCATTCGCTTGATATTGACAACCGTATGAGAGGACCTATGCATGGACAATACCCAGAACTAGAACAGTACTGGAATCAGTCCCAAAGTTCTATGGGTCCTGCCCCGATGCATAATGCTGCTGATAAATGGATTACTGAGTTTGGCAAGCAAAATAATAACCCGGAAAATTGGGCAAACTCTTTCGAACAACAATATGGCCCCAATGGCTGGGCCTCTGAGTTTGAACAG TCtcagatggccatgggccagatGGGAGGAGCGAACATGGCGAACCTGGCTGCTATGGAGCAATCCCGAATGCTTGCACAAACTTTAGCAAGTAATAATGATCCCAAGTTTCAG AATTCTAAGTTCTTCCAGTTTGTTTCAAAGATGAGCCGGGGTGAACTTATTATAGAAGATAATCAAGTAAAAGAAGGTTCAGCATCCCAATCCAGTGGCTGGGCTGATGAATTTCAAACACAGTACAATGCTAATGCAAACTCATGGGCGGATCAGTTTGCGCATGAAGAG CTTTCACAAGGGGCGGATAAGTGGGTTAGCGAGTTCTCTAGTCAACATAATCCAGGTGCGCTAAATGAGAACTGGGTTGATGAGTTCTCAAAATTAAATGTCACTGATGAATGGGCAGAGGAATTCAGTGGAGGTGGTTTTGGCGAAAGCTCTGCTGATCCCTGGGTAGATGA GTTCCAAGAACACTTGTCATCTTTCAAACAAAGTTCGGGCACCTCTCGAGGGGTTTATGTTTTTTCTGAGAACAACCCGTATGTTGGTCACCCTAATCCAATGCAGGAAGGACAGGAGCTCTTCCGCAAGGGCCTCTTAAGTGAAGCTGTTCTTGCTTTAGAGGCTGAAGTTTTGAAGAATCCTGATAATGCTGAAGGTTGGAGGTTGTTAGGCGTAACACATGCAGAAAATGATGATGACCAACAG GCCATTGCAGCAATGATGCGTGCGCTGGAAGCTAATCCGACAAACCTTGAAGTTCTTCTTGCTCTTGGTGTTAGTCACACAAATG AATTGGAGCAGGGAGAAGCGTTAAGGTATCTTTATAGGTGGCTTCAGAATCATCCAAAATATGGTGGCCTTGTCCCTCCGCAGTCAACTGATTCACCTTATGGTCCTGAT GTTGTTAGATTGTTTAATGAAGCTGCTCAGATGTCACCTGAAGATGCCAGTGTTCATATAGTTCTGGGAGTCTTATACAACCTATCAAGAGAGTATGATAAAGCTATAGCTTCATTTAAGACAGCACTACAGCTCAAACCACATGACTATTCACTCTGGAACAAGCTTGGTGCTACCCAAGCAAACAGCATCCAGAGTGCTGATGCAATATTGGCGTATCAGCAG GCTCTAGACTTGAAACCCAACTATGTGCGTGCATGGGCGAATATGGGAATCAGCTATGCCAACCAG GGTTTGTACGAGGATTCCATTCGATACTATGTAAGGGCAGTTGCAATGAACCCTAAAGCTGACAACGCCTGGCAATACTTGAGGATTTCTCTTAG CAATGCTTCACGAGCTGACATGATTGCTGCATGCGACGCCCGCAACCTTGACGCTCTTCAGAAAGAGTTTCCTCTGTGA
- the LOC136476760 gene encoding peroxisome biogenesis protein 5 isoform X4, translated as MALRHLVTGQNNCAPDGASSSNPLNALANAFLGQSSKAQSIKELPGSVSVPSTSDFSAPAPLSNIPGSENEFKQEQRPIVQGAEFIHGGPANDWIGSFRPPMVPELGGLEAEFDRIYKNTGTTFQPPLDGPPQRVLSGVLHSFLTSGPSGVPFQPLPVPAALGLSESDKQCIRDRSCIMARHIFSDQPEEYIQAQVNTLLHSLDIDNRMRGPMHGQYPELEQYWNQSQSSMGPAPMHNAADKWITEFGKQNNNPENWANSFEQQYGPNGWASEFEQSQMAMGQMGGANMANLAAMEQSRMLAQTLASNNDPKFQLSQGADKWVSEFSSQHNPGALNENWVDEFSKLNVTDEWAEEFSGGGFGESSADPWVDEFQEHLSSFKQSSGTSRGVYVFSENNPYVGHPNPMQEGQELFRKGLLSEAVLALEAEVLKNPDNAEGWRLLGVTHAENDDDQQAIAAMMRALEANPTNLEVLLALGVSHTNELEQGEALRYLYRWLQNHPKYGGLVPPQSTDSPYGPDVVRLFNEAAQMSPEDASVHIVLGVLYNLSREYDKAIASFKTALQLKPHDYSLWNKLGATQANSIQSADAILAYQQALDLKPNYVRAWANMGISYANQGLYEDSIRYYVRAVAMNPKADNAWQYLRISLSNASRADMIAACDARNLDALQKEFPL; from the exons ATGGCGCTGCGGCACCTCGTCACGGGCCAGAACAACTGCGCCCCGGACGGCGCCTCGTCGTCCAACCCCCTCAACGCCCTCGCCAACGCCTTCCTCGGCCAGTCCTCCAAGGCGCAG TCAATAAAGGAACTTCCTGGTTCTGTTAGTGTTCCATCTACATCTGACTTTAGCGCGCCTGCTCCCTTGTCAAACATCCCTGGTTCAGAAAATGAGTTCAAACAAGAGCAGCGACCTATTGTACAG GGCGCCGAATTTATTCATGGTGGTCCTGCTAATGATTGGATTGGATCTTTTCGGCCTCCAATGGTTCCTGAACTCGGAGGATTAGAAGCAGAATTTGACCGAATTTATAAGAATACAGGGACAACCTTTCAACCGCCATTGGATG GTCCACCACAAAGAGTGTTGTCTGGTGTCTTGCATTCCTTTCTCACAAGTGGCCCATCTGGTGTACCGTTTCAACCTCTTCCAGTACCAGCTGCTCTTGGTTTATCTGAAAGCGACAAACAGTGCATACGTGATCGTAGCTGCATAATGGCACGGCATATTTTTTCTGACCAACCGGAAGAATATATACAGGCTCAG GTCAATACTTTGCTGCATTCGCTTGATATTGACAACCGTATGAGAGGACCTATGCATGGACAATACCCAGAACTAGAACAGTACTGGAATCAGTCCCAAAGTTCTATGGGTCCTGCCCCGATGCATAATGCTGCTGATAAATGGATTACTGAGTTTGGCAAGCAAAATAATAACCCGGAAAATTGGGCAAACTCTTTCGAACAACAATATGGCCCCAATGGCTGGGCCTCTGAGTTTGAACAG TCtcagatggccatgggccagatGGGAGGAGCGAACATGGCGAACCTGGCTGCTATGGAGCAATCCCGAATGCTTGCACAAACTTTAGCAAGTAATAATGATCCCAAGTTTCAG CTTTCACAAGGGGCGGATAAGTGGGTTAGCGAGTTCTCTAGTCAACATAATCCAGGTGCGCTAAATGAGAACTGGGTTGATGAGTTCTCAAAATTAAATGTCACTGATGAATGGGCAGAGGAATTCAGTGGAGGTGGTTTTGGCGAAAGCTCTGCTGATCCCTGGGTAGATGA GTTCCAAGAACACTTGTCATCTTTCAAACAAAGTTCGGGCACCTCTCGAGGGGTTTATGTTTTTTCTGAGAACAACCCGTATGTTGGTCACCCTAATCCAATGCAGGAAGGACAGGAGCTCTTCCGCAAGGGCCTCTTAAGTGAAGCTGTTCTTGCTTTAGAGGCTGAAGTTTTGAAGAATCCTGATAATGCTGAAGGTTGGAGGTTGTTAGGCGTAACACATGCAGAAAATGATGATGACCAACAG GCCATTGCAGCAATGATGCGTGCGCTGGAAGCTAATCCGACAAACCTTGAAGTTCTTCTTGCTCTTGGTGTTAGTCACACAAATG AATTGGAGCAGGGAGAAGCGTTAAGGTATCTTTATAGGTGGCTTCAGAATCATCCAAAATATGGTGGCCTTGTCCCTCCGCAGTCAACTGATTCACCTTATGGTCCTGAT GTTGTTAGATTGTTTAATGAAGCTGCTCAGATGTCACCTGAAGATGCCAGTGTTCATATAGTTCTGGGAGTCTTATACAACCTATCAAGAGAGTATGATAAAGCTATAGCTTCATTTAAGACAGCACTACAGCTCAAACCACATGACTATTCACTCTGGAACAAGCTTGGTGCTACCCAAGCAAACAGCATCCAGAGTGCTGATGCAATATTGGCGTATCAGCAG GCTCTAGACTTGAAACCCAACTATGTGCGTGCATGGGCGAATATGGGAATCAGCTATGCCAACCAG GGTTTGTACGAGGATTCCATTCGATACTATGTAAGGGCAGTTGCAATGAACCCTAAAGCTGACAACGCCTGGCAATACTTGAGGATTTCTCTTAG CAATGCTTCACGAGCTGACATGATTGCTGCATGCGACGCCCGCAACCTTGACGCTCTTCAGAAAGAGTTTCCTCTGTGA
- the LOC136476759 gene encoding uncharacterized protein — protein sequence MATSAPIYTSTTPQPSFPYSASPAAPAFHAAPSVSGVLYGGMDGTLIPEAPLAATDAGVSASADAAAAAAAAAGADAVSDQLPPKFYKLEFATYDGSEDPLNWLNRCEQFFCGQRTLASDRTWLASYHLKGAAQTWYYALEQDEGMPPWDRFRSLCNLQFGPAVRNTCISELARLPFLSTVQEYSQRFNAVLCHSRNISGPQKAELFVGGLPEHIKVDVELRDPQNLQTAMYLARAFERRAAAVTPPAPFRGPRPQQRQALLPPPRAPGGGHGQAGPAAQAAPNTQQAPAAGARPFHRLSPAEMVERRRQGLCFNCDEPYVRGHVCPRLFYLEADDYIDEDLLAADAATDEPHPAEEEQAAEPAAANALVVSLHAVAGIRTENTMLLPVSIKGVRFLALLDTGSTHNYLQSATMRRLGLCASGGAQLHVTVANRDRLPCVGIARNVPLVVGSESFAITCVGLDLGCFDFILGVAFLKTLGPLLWDFEAMTLSFWRQGRRIFWRGEGGATDAASQAPTAAAAAVSEQPLLDRLLQQHAAIFAEPQGLPPPRSYDHRIHLLPGTTPVAVRPYRYPHLQKDELERQCRDMLAQGIIRPSTSPFSAPVLLVRKADNSWRFCIDYRALNAKTSKDKFPIPVVDELLDELHGAQFFTKLDLRSGYHQVRMHPDDIAKTAFRTHHGHYEFLVMPFGLSNAPATFQALMNDVLRPLLRRFVLVFFDDILIYSSSWAEHLQHIAIVLNALRAHRLHLKRSKCSFGATSVAYLGHVISAADIAMDADKVAAVAAWRPGPPGVPGARRLLPEIHPGLRPHRCPAYASLAARRVCVGR from the coding sequence ATGGCCACGTCGGCCCCGATCTATACGTCCACGACGCCGCAGCCGTCCTTTCCATACTCGGCCAGCCCAGCTGCGCCGGCGTTCCACGCCGCACCGTCGGTCTCCGGCGTCCTCTACGGCGGCATGGATGGCACTCTCATCCCGGAGGCGCCCCTGGCAGCAACCGACGCTGGAGTGTCTGCCTCGGCCGACGCAGCAGCGGCAGCTGCGGCCGCTGCCGGTGCCGACGCCGTCTCCGACCAGCTACCGCCGAAGTTCTACAAGCTGGAGTTCGCCACATATGACGGCTCTGAGGACCCGCTGAACTGGCTCAATCGGTGTGAGCAGTTTTTTTGCGGGCAGCGCACCTTGGCGTCCGACCGGACGTGGCTCGCGTCCTACCACCTTAAGGGCGCAGCACAGACATGGTATTACGCCCTGGAACAAGATGAGGGCATGCCGCCGTGGGATCGCTTCAGGTCCTTGTGCAACCTCCAGTTCGGGCCGGCCGTGCGGAATACTTGTATCTCCGAGCTGGCGCGGCTGCCTTTCCTGTCGACGGTTCAGGAGTACTCGCAGCGCTTCAACGCGGTACTCTGCCACTCTCGGAACATCTCCGGACCTCAGAAGGCCGAGCTGTTCGTGGGTGGTCTCCCCGAGCACATCAAGGTGGATGTCGAGCTCCGCGATCCGCAGAATCTCCAGACGGCTATGTACCTCGCCCGGGCATTTGAACGTCGCGCCGCGGCGGTCACCCCTCCGGCCCCTTTCCGGGGACCACGGCCACAGCAGCGGCAGGCGCTGCTGCCACCGCCGCGCGCCCCTGGAGGAGGCCACGGCCAGGCCGGGCCTGCCGCGCAGGCCGCGCCCAACACCCAGCAGGCGCCCGCGGCTGGCGCTCGCCCTTTCCATCGTCTCTCCCCGGCGGAGATGGTTGAACGTCGCCGGCAGGGCCTTTGCTTCAACTGTGACGAACCCTACGTCCGTGGCCATGTGTGCCCGCGGCTCTTCTACTTGGAGGCTGATGATTACATTGACGAGGACCTCCTGGCAGCCGACGCGGCGACTGATGAGCCTCATCCGGCGGAGGAGGAACAGGCCGCCGAACCTGCAGCAGCCAACGCCTTGGTGGTGTCCCTCCATGCGGTGGCCGGCATCCGCACGGAAAACACTATGCTGCTGCCGGTCTCCATCAAGGGCGTGCGCTTCCTAGCGCTTCTTGACACCGGCTCCACCCACAACTACCTTCAGAGTGCCACCATGCGCCGCCTGGGTCTTTGTGCCTCGGGGGGTGCGCAGCTCCACGTAACCGTCGCCAACAGAGATCGACTTCCGTGTGTGGGCATCGCGCGCAATGTACCCCTCGTCGTCGGGTCCGAGTCCTTCGCCATCACGTGCGTCGGCCTCGACTTGGGGTGCTTCGACTTCATCCTCGGCGTCGCCTTCCTGAAGACCTTGGGCCCTCTCCTATGGGACTTCGAGGCGATGACGTTATCGTTCTGGCGCCAGGGCAGGCGCATCTTCTGGCGCGGTGAGGGTGGGGCCACCGACGCGGCGTCGCAGGCGCCCACTGCGGCAGCGGCGGCTGTCTCCGAGCAGCCCCTGCTGGACCGCCTCCTACAGCAGCATGCCGCCATCTTCGCCGAGCCTCAGGGCCTTCCGCCTCCCCGCTCATACGACCACCGCATCCATCTCCTTCCGGGGACGACGCCTGTGGCAGTGCGCCCGTACCGGTACCCGCACCTCCAGAAGGATGAGCTGGAGCGCCAGTGTCGCGATATGCTGGCTCAGGGGATTATTCGGCCCAGCACGTCGCCGTTTTCAGCCCCGGTGCTGCTGGTCCGCAAGGCAGACAATTCGTGGCGTTTCTGCATCGACTATCGCGCCCTCAACGCCAAGACGTCCAAGGACAAGTTCCCGATCCCGGTCGTGGACGAGCTGCTTGACGAGCTCCATGGGGCTCAATTCTTCACTAAGCTCGATCTGCGCTCGGGCTACCACCAGGTGCGCATGCACCCGGACGACAtcgccaagacggcgttccgcacccaccACGGGCACTACGAGTTCCTAGTGATGCCCTTTGGCCTCTCCAATGCTCCGGCGACATTCCAGGCCCTCATGAATGACGTTCTCCGACCGCTCCTGCGAAGGTTTGTGCTCGTCTTCTTTGACGACATTCTGATCTACAGCTCATCGTGGGCGGAGCATCTGCAGCACATCGCCATCGTCCTCAACGCGCTGCGTGCTCACCGCCTGCACCTCAAGCGCTCGAAGTGCTCCTTCGGCGCGACGTCGGTGGCCTACCTTGGCCACGTAATCTCTGCTGCGGACATCGCTATGGACGCCGACAAGGTGGCTGCCGTCGCGGCGTGGCGCCCGGGCCCTCCGGGGGTTCCTGGGGCTCGCCGGCTACTACCGGAAATTCATCCGGGACTTCGGCCTCATCGCTGCCCCGCTTACGCGTCTCTTGCGGCGAGACGCGTTTGTGTGGGACGCTGA
- the LOC136476760 gene encoding peroxisome biogenesis protein 5 isoform X1, protein MALRHLVTGQNNCAPDGASSSNPLNALANAFLGQSSKAQSIKELPGSVSVPSTSDFSAPAPLSNIPGSENEFKQEQRPIVQGAEFIHGGPANDWIGSFRPPMVPELGGLEAEFDRIYKNTGTTFQPPLDGPPQRVLSGVLHSFLTSGPSGVPFQPLPVPAALGLSESDKQCIRDRSCIMARHIFSDQPEEYIQAQVNTLLHSLDIDNRMRGPMHGQYPELEQYWNQSQSSMGPAPMHNAADKWITEFGKQNNNPENWANSFEQQYGPNGWASEFEQHQSQMAMGQMGGANMANLAAMEQSRMLAQTLASNNDPKFQNSKFFQFVSKMSRGELIIEDNQVKEGSASQSSGWADEFQTQYNANANSWADQFAHEELSQGADKWVSEFSSQHNPGALNENWVDEFSKLNVTDEWAEEFSGGGFGESSADPWVDEFQEHLSSFKQSSGTSRGVYVFSENNPYVGHPNPMQEGQELFRKGLLSEAVLALEAEVLKNPDNAEGWRLLGVTHAENDDDQQAIAAMMRALEANPTNLEVLLALGVSHTNELEQGEALRYLYRWLQNHPKYGGLVPPQSTDSPYGPDVVRLFNEAAQMSPEDASVHIVLGVLYNLSREYDKAIASFKTALQLKPHDYSLWNKLGATQANSIQSADAILAYQQALDLKPNYVRAWANMGISYANQGLYEDSIRYYVRAVAMNPKADNAWQYLRISLSNASRADMIAACDARNLDALQKEFPL, encoded by the exons ATGGCGCTGCGGCACCTCGTCACGGGCCAGAACAACTGCGCCCCGGACGGCGCCTCGTCGTCCAACCCCCTCAACGCCCTCGCCAACGCCTTCCTCGGCCAGTCCTCCAAGGCGCAG TCAATAAAGGAACTTCCTGGTTCTGTTAGTGTTCCATCTACATCTGACTTTAGCGCGCCTGCTCCCTTGTCAAACATCCCTGGTTCAGAAAATGAGTTCAAACAAGAGCAGCGACCTATTGTACAG GGCGCCGAATTTATTCATGGTGGTCCTGCTAATGATTGGATTGGATCTTTTCGGCCTCCAATGGTTCCTGAACTCGGAGGATTAGAAGCAGAATTTGACCGAATTTATAAGAATACAGGGACAACCTTTCAACCGCCATTGGATG GTCCACCACAAAGAGTGTTGTCTGGTGTCTTGCATTCCTTTCTCACAAGTGGCCCATCTGGTGTACCGTTTCAACCTCTTCCAGTACCAGCTGCTCTTGGTTTATCTGAAAGCGACAAACAGTGCATACGTGATCGTAGCTGCATAATGGCACGGCATATTTTTTCTGACCAACCGGAAGAATATATACAGGCTCAG GTCAATACTTTGCTGCATTCGCTTGATATTGACAACCGTATGAGAGGACCTATGCATGGACAATACCCAGAACTAGAACAGTACTGGAATCAGTCCCAAAGTTCTATGGGTCCTGCCCCGATGCATAATGCTGCTGATAAATGGATTACTGAGTTTGGCAAGCAAAATAATAACCCGGAAAATTGGGCAAACTCTTTCGAACAACAATATGGCCCCAATGGCTGGGCCTCTGAGTTTGAACAG CATCAGTCtcagatggccatgggccagatGGGAGGAGCGAACATGGCGAACCTGGCTGCTATGGAGCAATCCCGAATGCTTGCACAAACTTTAGCAAGTAATAATGATCCCAAGTTTCAG AATTCTAAGTTCTTCCAGTTTGTTTCAAAGATGAGCCGGGGTGAACTTATTATAGAAGATAATCAAGTAAAAGAAGGTTCAGCATCCCAATCCAGTGGCTGGGCTGATGAATTTCAAACACAGTACAATGCTAATGCAAACTCATGGGCGGATCAGTTTGCGCATGAAGAG CTTTCACAAGGGGCGGATAAGTGGGTTAGCGAGTTCTCTAGTCAACATAATCCAGGTGCGCTAAATGAGAACTGGGTTGATGAGTTCTCAAAATTAAATGTCACTGATGAATGGGCAGAGGAATTCAGTGGAGGTGGTTTTGGCGAAAGCTCTGCTGATCCCTGGGTAGATGA GTTCCAAGAACACTTGTCATCTTTCAAACAAAGTTCGGGCACCTCTCGAGGGGTTTATGTTTTTTCTGAGAACAACCCGTATGTTGGTCACCCTAATCCAATGCAGGAAGGACAGGAGCTCTTCCGCAAGGGCCTCTTAAGTGAAGCTGTTCTTGCTTTAGAGGCTGAAGTTTTGAAGAATCCTGATAATGCTGAAGGTTGGAGGTTGTTAGGCGTAACACATGCAGAAAATGATGATGACCAACAG GCCATTGCAGCAATGATGCGTGCGCTGGAAGCTAATCCGACAAACCTTGAAGTTCTTCTTGCTCTTGGTGTTAGTCACACAAATG AATTGGAGCAGGGAGAAGCGTTAAGGTATCTTTATAGGTGGCTTCAGAATCATCCAAAATATGGTGGCCTTGTCCCTCCGCAGTCAACTGATTCACCTTATGGTCCTGAT GTTGTTAGATTGTTTAATGAAGCTGCTCAGATGTCACCTGAAGATGCCAGTGTTCATATAGTTCTGGGAGTCTTATACAACCTATCAAGAGAGTATGATAAAGCTATAGCTTCATTTAAGACAGCACTACAGCTCAAACCACATGACTATTCACTCTGGAACAAGCTTGGTGCTACCCAAGCAAACAGCATCCAGAGTGCTGATGCAATATTGGCGTATCAGCAG GCTCTAGACTTGAAACCCAACTATGTGCGTGCATGGGCGAATATGGGAATCAGCTATGCCAACCAG GGTTTGTACGAGGATTCCATTCGATACTATGTAAGGGCAGTTGCAATGAACCCTAAAGCTGACAACGCCTGGCAATACTTGAGGATTTCTCTTAG CAATGCTTCACGAGCTGACATGATTGCTGCATGCGACGCCCGCAACCTTGACGCTCTTCAGAAAGAGTTTCCTCTGTGA
- the LOC136476760 gene encoding peroxisome biogenesis protein 5 isoform X3 has protein sequence MALRHLVTGQNNCAPDGASSSNPLNALANAFLGQSSKAQSIKELPGSVSVPSTSDFSAPAPLSNIPGSENEFKQEQRPIVQGAEFIHGGPANDWIGSFRPPMVPELGGLEAEFDRIYKNTGTTFQPPLDGPPQRVLSGVLHSFLTSGPSGVPFQPLPVPAALGLSESDKQCIRDRSCIMARHIFSDQPEEYIQAQVNTLLHSLDIDNRMRGPMHGQYPELEQYWNQSQSSMGPAPMHNAADKWITEFGKQNNNPENWANSFEQQYGPNGWASEFEQHQSQMAMGQMGGANMANLAAMEQSRMLAQTLASNNDPKFQLSQGADKWVSEFSSQHNPGALNENWVDEFSKLNVTDEWAEEFSGGGFGESSADPWVDEFQEHLSSFKQSSGTSRGVYVFSENNPYVGHPNPMQEGQELFRKGLLSEAVLALEAEVLKNPDNAEGWRLLGVTHAENDDDQQAIAAMMRALEANPTNLEVLLALGVSHTNELEQGEALRYLYRWLQNHPKYGGLVPPQSTDSPYGPDVVRLFNEAAQMSPEDASVHIVLGVLYNLSREYDKAIASFKTALQLKPHDYSLWNKLGATQANSIQSADAILAYQQALDLKPNYVRAWANMGISYANQGLYEDSIRYYVRAVAMNPKADNAWQYLRISLSNASRADMIAACDARNLDALQKEFPL, from the exons ATGGCGCTGCGGCACCTCGTCACGGGCCAGAACAACTGCGCCCCGGACGGCGCCTCGTCGTCCAACCCCCTCAACGCCCTCGCCAACGCCTTCCTCGGCCAGTCCTCCAAGGCGCAG TCAATAAAGGAACTTCCTGGTTCTGTTAGTGTTCCATCTACATCTGACTTTAGCGCGCCTGCTCCCTTGTCAAACATCCCTGGTTCAGAAAATGAGTTCAAACAAGAGCAGCGACCTATTGTACAG GGCGCCGAATTTATTCATGGTGGTCCTGCTAATGATTGGATTGGATCTTTTCGGCCTCCAATGGTTCCTGAACTCGGAGGATTAGAAGCAGAATTTGACCGAATTTATAAGAATACAGGGACAACCTTTCAACCGCCATTGGATG GTCCACCACAAAGAGTGTTGTCTGGTGTCTTGCATTCCTTTCTCACAAGTGGCCCATCTGGTGTACCGTTTCAACCTCTTCCAGTACCAGCTGCTCTTGGTTTATCTGAAAGCGACAAACAGTGCATACGTGATCGTAGCTGCATAATGGCACGGCATATTTTTTCTGACCAACCGGAAGAATATATACAGGCTCAG GTCAATACTTTGCTGCATTCGCTTGATATTGACAACCGTATGAGAGGACCTATGCATGGACAATACCCAGAACTAGAACAGTACTGGAATCAGTCCCAAAGTTCTATGGGTCCTGCCCCGATGCATAATGCTGCTGATAAATGGATTACTGAGTTTGGCAAGCAAAATAATAACCCGGAAAATTGGGCAAACTCTTTCGAACAACAATATGGCCCCAATGGCTGGGCCTCTGAGTTTGAACAG CATCAGTCtcagatggccatgggccagatGGGAGGAGCGAACATGGCGAACCTGGCTGCTATGGAGCAATCCCGAATGCTTGCACAAACTTTAGCAAGTAATAATGATCCCAAGTTTCAG CTTTCACAAGGGGCGGATAAGTGGGTTAGCGAGTTCTCTAGTCAACATAATCCAGGTGCGCTAAATGAGAACTGGGTTGATGAGTTCTCAAAATTAAATGTCACTGATGAATGGGCAGAGGAATTCAGTGGAGGTGGTTTTGGCGAAAGCTCTGCTGATCCCTGGGTAGATGA GTTCCAAGAACACTTGTCATCTTTCAAACAAAGTTCGGGCACCTCTCGAGGGGTTTATGTTTTTTCTGAGAACAACCCGTATGTTGGTCACCCTAATCCAATGCAGGAAGGACAGGAGCTCTTCCGCAAGGGCCTCTTAAGTGAAGCTGTTCTTGCTTTAGAGGCTGAAGTTTTGAAGAATCCTGATAATGCTGAAGGTTGGAGGTTGTTAGGCGTAACACATGCAGAAAATGATGATGACCAACAG GCCATTGCAGCAATGATGCGTGCGCTGGAAGCTAATCCGACAAACCTTGAAGTTCTTCTTGCTCTTGGTGTTAGTCACACAAATG AATTGGAGCAGGGAGAAGCGTTAAGGTATCTTTATAGGTGGCTTCAGAATCATCCAAAATATGGTGGCCTTGTCCCTCCGCAGTCAACTGATTCACCTTATGGTCCTGAT GTTGTTAGATTGTTTAATGAAGCTGCTCAGATGTCACCTGAAGATGCCAGTGTTCATATAGTTCTGGGAGTCTTATACAACCTATCAAGAGAGTATGATAAAGCTATAGCTTCATTTAAGACAGCACTACAGCTCAAACCACATGACTATTCACTCTGGAACAAGCTTGGTGCTACCCAAGCAAACAGCATCCAGAGTGCTGATGCAATATTGGCGTATCAGCAG GCTCTAGACTTGAAACCCAACTATGTGCGTGCATGGGCGAATATGGGAATCAGCTATGCCAACCAG GGTTTGTACGAGGATTCCATTCGATACTATGTAAGGGCAGTTGCAATGAACCCTAAAGCTGACAACGCCTGGCAATACTTGAGGATTTCTCTTAG CAATGCTTCACGAGCTGACATGATTGCTGCATGCGACGCCCGCAACCTTGACGCTCTTCAGAAAGAGTTTCCTCTGTGA